A window of Methanolobus sediminis contains these coding sequences:
- the tpiA gene encoding triose-phosphate isomerase — MSSTLIVLNLKTYLEGTGEGAVKVAQACKEVADDSGIEIGVAPQFCDIYRVASQVDLPVYSQSLDPVGAGSFTGHAFVQSIKDAGAVGTLINHSECRLTLANIDASITTARNAALKTIVCTNNVATSAAAAALGPDYVAVEPPELIGSGIPVSKADPEVVTGSVEAVKRINPAVQVLCGAGISKGEDLAAALELGSVGVLLASGIVKAADPKAALEDLVSKV; from the coding sequence TTGAGTTCTACACTAATTGTCCTGAACCTCAAGACATACCTTGAGGGTACAGGCGAAGGCGCCGTAAAGGTTGCACAGGCATGTAAAGAAGTTGCAGATGACAGCGGAATTGAGATTGGTGTTGCACCACAGTTCTGTGACATCTATCGTGTAGCATCACAGGTTGACCTGCCGGTCTACTCACAGAGTCTTGACCCGGTAGGAGCAGGCAGCTTTACAGGACATGCATTCGTTCAGTCAATCAAAGACGCAGGCGCAGTTGGAACCCTTATCAACCACTCCGAATGCCGTCTTACTCTTGCAAACATCGATGCTTCTATCACAACCGCAAGAAACGCAGCTCTCAAGACAATAGTCTGCACCAACAACGTTGCAACATCAGCCGCTGCAGCAGCACTCGGTCCTGATTACGTTGCAGTAGAACCACCAGAGCTAATCGGCTCCGGCATCCCTGTGTCAAAAGCAGACCCTGAGGTTGTCACAGGTTCAGTTGAAGCGGTCAAGAGGATCAATCCGGCAGTGCAGGTGCTCTGCGGTGCGGGCATCTCAAAAGGAGAGGACCTTGCAGCAGCTCTTGAACTTGGTTCTGTAGGAGTTCTCCTGGCATCAGGTATTGTGAAGGCTGCTGATCCTAAGGCAGCACTTGAAGACCTTGTGAGCAAGGTCTGA
- a CDS encoding PAS domain-containing sensor histidine kinase yields MEGAGFDGVRSKAELDTSYDSSQTLDTIQSSDSGANIESSDVACVNEYLSADRFFMEKGDVYHSLFKYNKAVTLLINPENFEIIDANNAACDYYGWPLEVITHMKIHDLNILPPDKVLEEMQNAVAEKRNYFLFRHKLANGQIRDVEVYSSPVIVNSQQLLYSIVHDITERKKAEVELHKRNMQLRTAQKIGHIGSWELNLNSGMMDSSDEAKRIYGYDTDNEILPLKEVQSVVLPEYRPMMDEAMRELIEHFSPYDVQYRIARRNDGAIRDIHSVAEYDAEKNIVIGTIQDVTERKKTEDALLHAKIVAEAANRSKDEFLATMSHELRTPLTSVIGFSDVLLDRTFGDLDEKQTRYVRHISDAGKHLLKLINDVLDISKVEAGKMELLVEEFSVPVAIDEVQVLLSPLAKKKHIKMEVDIEPEVNIINADRTKFKQILYNLGSNAIKFAPERSSVDISGKLMGSVIVISVEDSGIGISEEDIDKLFHPFTQLNSYLARDQKGTGLGLALVRKFVELHEGRVWVESRFGEGSKFSFSIPVRADPVKVC; encoded by the coding sequence ATGGAAGGTGCAGGGTTTGATGGTGTTCGTTCAAAAGCTGAATTAGACACCTCTTATGATTCATCCCAGACACTTGACACTATTCAATCAAGTGATTCAGGTGCAAATATAGAATCAAGCGATGTTGCTTGTGTGAATGAATATCTAAGTGCTGATCGATTCTTCATGGAGAAAGGTGACGTATATCACTCACTTTTTAAGTATAACAAAGCAGTTACTTTACTCATAAACCCTGAGAACTTTGAAATCATTGATGCCAATAATGCTGCATGTGATTACTATGGTTGGCCACTTGAAGTAATCACACACATGAAGATACATGATCTCAATATTCTGCCTCCTGATAAAGTACTGGAAGAGATGCAGAATGCAGTTGCTGAAAAAAGGAACTATTTTCTTTTCAGGCACAAACTTGCAAATGGCCAGATTCGTGATGTTGAAGTTTACAGCAGTCCTGTTATTGTGAATTCACAGCAGCTCCTTTACTCAATTGTTCATGACATAACTGAGCGCAAAAAGGCCGAAGTTGAACTCCATAAACGAAATATGCAACTAAGAACTGCTCAAAAAATAGGGCATATAGGGAGCTGGGAGTTAAATCTTAATTCTGGTATGATGGATTCTTCGGATGAGGCTAAAAGGATATATGGATACGATACAGATAATGAAATTTTACCTCTTAAAGAGGTGCAGTCAGTAGTTTTGCCAGAATATCGTCCAATGATGGATGAGGCTATGAGGGAATTGATTGAGCACTTTTCTCCTTATGATGTACAGTACAGGATCGCCCGGCGAAACGATGGTGCTATTAGGGATATTCATTCAGTTGCTGAGTATGATGCAGAGAAAAATATTGTTATAGGTACAATCCAGGATGTTACAGAACGTAAAAAAACAGAAGACGCACTTCTTCATGCAAAGATCGTTGCAGAGGCTGCAAATCGCAGTAAGGATGAGTTCCTGGCAACCATGAGCCATGAATTACGCACTCCGCTGACCTCTGTTATCGGTTTCTCTGATGTACTTCTGGACCGTACATTCGGTGACCTGGATGAGAAGCAGACCAGATATGTACGTCATATATCAGATGCAGGAAAGCATCTGTTAAAGTTAATAAACGATGTACTCGATATCTCTAAGGTCGAAGCAGGTAAAATGGAGCTCTTAGTAGAAGAGTTCTCTGTTCCTGTTGCAATAGATGAAGTTCAGGTGTTACTATCACCTCTTGCAAAGAAGAAACATATCAAGATGGAAGTCGATATTGAACCGGAGGTGAATATTATCAATGCTGACAGGACCAAGTTCAAGCAGATCCTGTATAATCTGGGAAGCAATGCAATTAAGTTCGCTCCGGAGAGGAGTTCTGTTGATATATCTGGAAAACTTATGGGCAGTGTTATTGTTATCAGTGTGGAGGACAGTGGCATCGGTATTTCGGAAGAGGATATTGACAAGCTCTTCCACCCGTTCACTCAGTTGAATTCCTATCTGGCCAGAGATCAAAAAGGAACAGGGCTTGGTCTTGCTCTTGTCAGGAAGTTCGTAGAACTGCATGAGGGCAGGGTATGGGTTGAGAGTAGGTTTGGTGAAGGAAGTAAGTTCAGTTTCTCGATACCGGTCCGTGCAGATCCGGTAAAAGTGTGTTAG
- a CDS encoding TIR domain-containing protein has translation MVRRRVFYSFHYQNDVMRVQQIRNIGAIEGNTPAQPNDWEQIQNNSNAIKKWIDDNMNNRSCVVVLVGEETANRNWVNYEIQKAWNEGRGLLGIYIHNINCPRNGKCRKGQNPFDKYTINGRRLSSIVKCYDPHPMNAYGDIKINMGNLIEEAIQIRSNYRG, from the coding sequence ATGGTAAGAAGAAGAGTGTTTTACAGTTTCCATTATCAAAATGATGTAATGAGAGTCCAACAAATACGAAATATAGGTGCTATAGAAGGTAACACACCTGCTCAACCAAATGATTGGGAGCAAATACAAAATAATTCCAATGCTATTAAAAAGTGGATTGACGACAACATGAATAATCGCTCATGTGTTGTCGTCTTAGTAGGTGAAGAAACAGCAAATAGAAACTGGGTAAATTATGAAATACAGAAAGCTTGGAATGAAGGCAGAGGTCTTTTGGGAATTTATATTCATAATATAAACTGCCCTCGCAATGGAAAATGTAGAAAAGGTCAAAATCCCTTTGATAAATACACTATTAATGGTAGAAGACTATCAAGCATTGTAAAATGCTATGATCCACATCCCATGAACGCGTACGGAGATATAAAGATTAATATGGGGAACCTAATTGAAGAAGCAATTCAGATAAGGAGTAACTATCGTGGCTAA
- a CDS encoding endonuclease III domain-containing protein: MYAEDVVSRLWELYPGGYFHINKDPFYLLISTVLSQRTRDEVTIPTTQKLFSVFSTVQEMAEADVDEIQELIKNVGFYRVKAQRIIDISRIILQDYDGVVPDCMDELLKLPGVGRKTANCVLGYGFEQDVIAVDTHVHRISNRMGLVETSEPNETEKELEKVLSRDDWKDINGLMVLFGQNICRPVGPKCAECIMDDICPKLI; encoded by the coding sequence ATGTATGCTGAAGATGTAGTCTCACGTTTATGGGAATTGTATCCCGGTGGGTATTTTCATATCAATAAGGATCCCTTTTACTTGCTGATATCCACTGTTCTGTCCCAGCGCACAAGAGATGAGGTGACCATTCCAACAACTCAGAAGCTTTTCAGTGTTTTCAGCACGGTACAAGAAATGGCAGAGGCTGATGTCGATGAGATTCAGGAACTCATTAAGAATGTAGGATTTTATAGAGTGAAGGCTCAGAGGATAATTGATATTTCACGTATCATTTTGCAGGACTACGACGGAGTTGTTCCTGACTGTATGGATGAACTACTCAAGCTTCCTGGTGTTGGCAGGAAGACTGCAAACTGTGTACTTGGTTATGGATTTGAGCAGGATGTCATTGCAGTTGATACTCATGTACATAGGATATCCAATCGCATGGGTCTGGTAGAGACTTCGGAGCCAAACGAGACTGAGAAAGAGCTTGAAAAAGTGCTTTCAAGAGACGACTGGAAAGATATCAACGGACTTATGGTATTGTTTGGTCAGAATATATGCAGGCCAGTGGGCCCGAAATGTGCCGAATGCATAATGGATGACATTTGTCCGAAACTGATCTGA
- a CDS encoding deoxyuridine 5'-triphosphate nucleotidohydrolase, with protein sequence MALLSRNELRDLINSETPLVENMIDTETQLQPNSVELTLKGIETYTSSGAVDFDNSERETPATEPIEFDERDWAYLKPGVYKITFNEIVNIPLDRAAIARPRSTLLRCGANIGTAVWDSGYRGRSESMLVVYNPHGFRLKRNARVMQLIFFDLHSELAEGYNGKYQHENL encoded by the coding sequence ATGGCCCTATTATCCAGAAATGAACTAAGGGATTTGATAAACAGCGAAACACCGCTTGTTGAGAATATGATCGATACAGAGACACAGTTACAACCAAACAGCGTTGAGCTAACCCTCAAAGGTATTGAAACATACACCAGTTCCGGTGCAGTTGACTTTGACAACAGTGAAAGAGAAACACCAGCAACTGAACCGATAGAATTCGATGAGAGAGACTGGGCATACCTTAAACCCGGGGTCTACAAGATAACATTCAACGAGATAGTCAATATTCCACTTGACAGAGCTGCTATTGCAAGACCAAGATCAACCTTACTCAGATGTGGAGCGAATATCGGGACTGCCGTATGGGATTCTGGATATAGAGGCAGAAGTGAATCCATGCTGGTTGTTTACAATCCTCACGGGTTCAGGCTGAAAAGAAATGCACGTGTAATGCAACTAATATTTTTTGACCTGCACAGCGAGCTTGCAGAAGGATACAACGGAAAGTACCAACATGAGAATCTGTGA
- a CDS encoding prephenate dehydrogenase, protein MKVLIIGGTGEMGQWFTPFFKNHGYDVVVWGSSGKVEVAERMEVEFASDLDAEISTSDIVIVTVPINITEKVISETAPKMKSGSLLMDFTSLKVGPTEAMKKYAPDGVEILGTHPMFGPSIPSLHGQIFILTPINGRCEKWFPVMRSLFEDNGAHIEIITPAEHDRFVSVVQGLTHFAYITIGTTFDALDFSVNESRRFMSPVYDIMLDFVGRILGQNPYLYAYIQMENPEVLKVHDAFMQQCSEMSSIVRKKDVEAFTAKMKEAAAHFGDTASALRRSDKLINSKIAEFDRLLDSIGQEIGVRHIYSGVVHTGIVKKVSPRDVVIECGSRMVPLKIENIRLLSDEEMHEWKLENLEHQLRDISVLIPEGADEAVIMELVSCNDDIVSIEIIDRYEGVEGTKRLSVTFRVMIMGDVEAEKVHQEVERQLKGIGCCIR, encoded by the coding sequence TTGAAAGTCCTTATTATAGGCGGTACCGGTGAAATGGGGCAGTGGTTCACTCCTTTTTTTAAGAACCACGGTTACGATGTTGTTGTCTGGGGCAGCAGCGGGAAAGTTGAAGTTGCTGAGCGAATGGAAGTTGAGTTTGCCAGTGATCTTGATGCTGAAATCAGCACCAGCGACATTGTTATCGTAACAGTACCCATCAATATTACCGAGAAGGTCATCAGTGAGACTGCACCCAAGATGAAGAGTGGAAGCCTGCTTATGGATTTCACTTCCCTTAAGGTAGGACCCACTGAAGCCATGAAGAAGTATGCTCCCGATGGTGTGGAGATACTCGGTACCCATCCTATGTTTGGACCATCCATACCAAGTCTACACGGACAGATATTCATTTTAACACCAATTAACGGCCGCTGTGAGAAATGGTTCCCCGTAATGCGCTCACTTTTTGAAGACAACGGCGCACACATCGAAATAATCACCCCCGCAGAACACGACAGATTCGTTTCCGTTGTACAGGGACTGACACACTTCGCTTACATCACCATTGGTACAACCTTTGATGCTCTTGATTTCAGTGTGAACGAATCAAGGAGATTCATGAGCCCGGTCTACGACATCATGCTTGATTTCGTTGGCAGGATACTCGGACAGAACCCATACCTTTACGCATATATCCAGATGGAGAACCCGGAAGTTCTCAAGGTGCATGATGCTTTCATGCAGCAGTGCAGCGAGATGTCATCCATCGTCAGGAAAAAGGATGTTGAAGCCTTCACAGCAAAGATGAAGGAAGCAGCAGCTCATTTCGGAGACACGGCATCTGCACTCCGCAGGTCTGACAAACTCATAAATTCAAAGATTGCTGAGTTTGACAGGTTGCTTGATTCCATAGGACAGGAAATTGGCGTAAGGCACATCTATTCAGGTGTAGTGCACACAGGAATTGTCAAGAAAGTAAGCCCAAGAGACGTAGTTATTGAATGTGGCAGCAGGATGGTACCTCTCAAAATTGAGAACATCCGCCTGTTAAGCGACGAGGAAATGCATGAGTGGAAACTCGAAAACCTCGAACATCAGTTAAGAGATATATCTGTGCTGATTCCTGAGGGAGCTGATGAAGCTGTAATTATGGAGCTTGTTTCCTGCAATGATGATATTGTTTCAATTGAGATCATTGACAGATATGAGGGTGTTGAAGGAACTAAACGGCTGAGTGTTACATTCCGCGTTATGATTATGGGTGATGTTGAAGCTGAGAAGGTGCATCAGGAAGTGGAGAGGCAACTGAAGGGTATTGGTTGCTGTATAAGATAA
- a CDS encoding bifunctional 5,6,7,8-tetrahydromethanopterin hydro-lyase/3-hexulose-6-phosphate synthase — MLLIGEALIGEEPELAHVDLMIGNKDGPVGQAFANGLTQLSAGHTPLLSVIRPNLPTKPATLIVPKVTVKNMGQAAQIFGPAQAAVAKAVADALEEGAFGDLDPEDLVVVASVFIHPEATDYNRIYRYNYGATKLAVKRAVDGFPDIDTVLKEKDRMGHAIMGFKVSRLWNPPYLQVALDNPNLPVIQNIVKQIPKSDHVILEAGTPLIKRYGVDVISKLREIRPDAFIVADLKTLDTGNLEARMVADATADAIVVSALAPIATMNKAIEEAHKTGIYAIMDTLNCDDPVAVLKQLDVLPDVVELHRGIDIEETEHAWGNIDAIKALSPKILVAVAGGVRIDTMPAALKAGADVLVVGRAITNAKDVRQVAEKFIEGLNNPEIDQFRVMTDF; from the coding sequence ATGTTATTAATCGGAGAAGCATTAATCGGCGAGGAACCAGAACTCGCACACGTAGACCTCATGATCGGAAACAAAGACGGTCCTGTTGGTCAGGCATTCGCAAATGGTTTAACACAGCTTTCAGCAGGTCACACACCTCTGCTTTCAGTTATTCGTCCAAACCTTCCAACAAAACCTGCAACACTTATCGTACCAAAGGTCACTGTAAAGAACATGGGCCAGGCAGCTCAGATCTTCGGTCCTGCACAGGCAGCTGTTGCAAAGGCTGTTGCAGATGCTCTTGAAGAGGGAGCATTCGGTGACCTTGACCCTGAAGACCTTGTGGTTGTTGCAAGTGTTTTCATCCATCCTGAAGCAACAGACTATAACAGGATCTACAGGTACAACTACGGAGCTACAAAGCTTGCTGTAAAGCGCGCAGTAGATGGCTTCCCGGACATTGACACAGTACTCAAGGAGAAGGACAGAATGGGACACGCAATCATGGGATTCAAGGTATCCAGACTCTGGAACCCACCATACCTTCAGGTTGCACTTGACAATCCAAACCTTCCTGTTATCCAGAACATCGTTAAGCAGATCCCTAAGAGCGATCACGTTATCCTTGAAGCAGGTACACCTCTTATCAAGCGCTATGGTGTTGACGTAATCAGCAAGCTCAGAGAGATCCGTCCTGATGCATTCATAGTTGCTGACCTTAAGACCCTGGACACAGGAAACCTCGAGGCACGTATGGTAGCAGACGCAACAGCAGATGCAATTGTAGTTTCCGCTCTTGCACCAATCGCAACCATGAACAAGGCAATTGAGGAAGCTCACAAGACAGGTATCTATGCTATCATGGACACACTCAACTGTGACGACCCTGTAGCAGTACTCAAACAGCTCGATGTACTTCCTGATGTAGTTGAACTCCACCGTGGAATCGACATCGAGGAGACAGAGCACGCATGGGGTAACATCGATGCTATCAAGGCACTCTCACCAAAGATCCTGGTGGCAGTTGCTGGTGGTGTACGTATCGACACTATGCCAGCTGCACTTAAGGCAGGCGCAGATGTCCTTGTAGTTGGAAGAGCAATCACCAACGCAAAGGATGTAAGGCAGGTCGCAGAGAAATTCATTGAAGGTCTTAACAACCCTGAAATCGACCAGTTCAGAGTTATGACCGACTTCTAA
- a CDS encoding 2-amino-3,7-dideoxy-D-threo-hept-6-ulosonate synthase codes for MSEIGKSVRMERIFDRNTKNAIIIPMDHGVGAGPIKGIIDLPAAVNKVADGGANAVLGHMGLPKHGHRGYGRDIGLIIHLSASTSLGPDPNHKVIVTSIEEAIKVGADAVSIHVNVGADDEAEMLQDMGYVARQCDEWGMPLLAMMYPRGPKVTSEHDVEYVKHAARIGAELGADIVKTNYTGEIDTFKEVVNGCPVPVVIAGGPRMDTEQQLLEMIYDSLQAGGKGVAIGRNVFQSDDPTKLVSDISKIVHGGMTPEEVLKL; via the coding sequence ATGAGTGAAATAGGCAAATCTGTCAGGATGGAAAGGATCTTCGATCGAAATACAAAGAATGCAATCATCATTCCAATGGACCATGGTGTAGGTGCAGGGCCTATAAAAGGAATTATTGACCTGCCTGCTGCAGTGAACAAAGTTGCAGATGGCGGGGCAAACGCAGTTCTCGGACACATGGGACTTCCTAAACATGGACACCGTGGATACGGAAGAGATATAGGACTTATTATACACCTCTCAGCTTCAACTTCTCTTGGACCTGACCCAAACCATAAGGTCATTGTCACATCAATTGAAGAAGCTATCAAAGTCGGTGCAGATGCGGTATCAATCCACGTAAACGTTGGCGCTGACGATGAAGCGGAAATGCTTCAGGATATGGGATATGTTGCCCGTCAGTGTGATGAGTGGGGAATGCCACTTCTTGCAATGATGTACCCAAGAGGACCAAAGGTAACCTCCGAGCATGATGTTGAATATGTAAAGCATGCAGCAAGGATCGGAGCAGAACTTGGAGCAGACATCGTCAAGACAAACTACACCGGTGAAATTGACACATTCAAGGAAGTAGTCAACGGATGTCCTGTACCGGTTGTAATCGCAGGTGGTCCAAGAATGGACACCGAACAGCAGCTTCTGGAAATGATCTACGATTCACTCCAGGCCGGTGGAAAAGGGGTAGCTATTGGAAGGAACGTTTTCCAGTCAGATGATCCTACAAAACTGGTATCTGACATCTCCAAGATCGTACATGGTGGAATGACACCAGAAGAAGTGCTCAAATTATAA
- a CDS encoding PAS domain S-box protein has product MDEKTGHTVLIVDDDPLNVRLLEVFLSKHYSVLAAYSGEEALEIVGSKPIDLVILDIMMPGMDGYEVCRRIKANESTKFIQVIIVTALSSKDDRIKGIEAGADEFLVKPVDRVEVLTRVRTLLKNKHLYDELKLERDRVQSYLDIAGCIIVAFNKDGTVKIANKKCCQLLGYTEQELLGRNWVDIAVPDDEKERVSWVFENVSNGNLELVKVNENGVLTKNKEKRIILWNNSYLKDSDGDIIGILSSGSDVTEERLATLKLQASESKFRALFENAADAILIFDFDCNIIDANSIALEMLGYSIDELLKMTRYDLVAPEFDGMCSEIMKDFMEHQSLRLEMVYMTKAGSRIPVEMGVRIIEYDGKQVLLSNVRDITERKLAEKELRESEHKFRLLAENANDVIWTLSKEGKFTYTSPSVFKLRGYTPEEVAEQSFEEIFPPEHIEIILDAIARFRDHLKAGEVKYSETFEIEQYHKDGSKRWTEAVANPVFAEDGTFEFFLGVTRDITERKKAEEEIKRYTEELARVYEELKSLDRMKDEFISNLSHELKTPLISIKGYSELVHDEVMGPLNSRQKAAMKTVLEKYDHLSFLMDSLLYMSIIKSGKVQYRLDPIRIEDTLTKVVEYFSFKSQEKNIIFSYDFQKHLPLMKGDVEYLPYLFRSIIDNALKFSPNDSEILIRAFEDEGYVHVTVTDSGIGIPEHEIENVFERFYQIDGSKSRKYGGSGMGLYVSKTIAEVHHGNVWVESTEGSGTTVHVIFPAFSRSN; this is encoded by the coding sequence ATGGATGAAAAAACCGGACATACCGTATTGATTGTAGATGACGACCCGCTAAACGTCAGGCTTTTGGAAGTATTTCTCTCAAAACACTATTCCGTTCTCGCTGCATACAGTGGGGAAGAAGCTCTTGAAATAGTGGGATCTAAACCTATTGACCTTGTAATACTTGACATAATGATGCCTGGAATGGATGGGTATGAAGTATGTCGCAGGATAAAGGCCAATGAATCTACAAAATTCATTCAGGTGATTATCGTTACAGCTCTTTCTTCTAAAGACGACAGAATAAAAGGAATAGAAGCAGGTGCAGATGAGTTCCTCGTAAAACCTGTGGACAGGGTGGAAGTTCTCACTCGTGTGCGCACTCTTCTGAAAAATAAGCATCTCTATGATGAATTAAAACTTGAAAGAGACAGGGTACAATCCTATCTTGATATTGCAGGATGCATAATTGTTGCCTTTAATAAAGACGGTACAGTAAAAATTGCAAACAAAAAATGCTGTCAGTTATTGGGATATACCGAGCAGGAACTTCTCGGTAGGAATTGGGTGGATATTGCTGTTCCCGATGATGAAAAAGAACGTGTATCCTGGGTTTTTGAAAATGTATCAAATGGCAACCTGGAGCTTGTAAAAGTAAATGAGAATGGGGTTCTGACAAAGAACAAAGAAAAAAGAATAATACTCTGGAATAATTCTTATCTTAAGGATTCTGATGGTGATATAATTGGTATTCTCAGTTCAGGTTCTGATGTTACCGAAGAAAGGCTGGCAACATTAAAACTCCAGGCATCTGAATCCAAATTCAGGGCACTTTTTGAAAATGCTGCCGATGCTATATTGATATTTGATTTTGATTGTAATATAATTGATGCAAATTCAATAGCATTAGAAATGCTTGGTTATTCAATAGATGAACTCTTAAAAATGACTCGTTATGACCTTGTAGCACCTGAATTCGATGGCATGTGTAGTGAAATAATGAAGGATTTCATGGAACACCAGTCCTTAAGACTGGAAATGGTCTACATGACAAAGGCTGGCTCCCGTATTCCGGTTGAGATGGGTGTGAGGATTATAGAGTATGATGGTAAACAGGTGCTTCTGAGCAATGTAAGGGACATAACTGAAAGAAAACTCGCTGAAAAAGAGCTTAGGGAAAGTGAACATAAATTCCGTCTACTTGCTGAAAACGCAAATGATGTAATATGGACTCTGAGTAAGGAGGGCAAATTCACATATACCAGTCCTTCTGTTTTCAAATTAAGGGGATATACTCCTGAAGAGGTTGCAGAGCAATCATTTGAGGAAATATTTCCTCCTGAGCACATAGAAATTATATTAGATGCAATAGCACGTTTTCGTGATCATCTCAAGGCCGGTGAAGTAAAATATTCGGAAACATTCGAGATTGAACAATATCACAAAGACGGTTCTAAAAGATGGACTGAAGCTGTTGCAAATCCTGTTTTTGCTGAGGATGGTACTTTTGAGTTTTTCCTTGGTGTTACGCGTGATATCACTGAGCGTAAGAAAGCTGAGGAAGAGATCAAACGGTATACTGAGGAATTGGCAAGGGTCTATGAAGAACTAAAATCTCTTGACCGGATGAAGGATGAGTTCATATCCAATCTGAGCCATGAGTTGAAAACACCTCTTATCTCCATCAAAGGTTATAGTGAACTGGTTCACGATGAAGTTATGGGACCACTAAATTCCAGGCAAAAAGCAGCCATGAAAACAGTACTTGAAAAGTATGACCATCTAAGTTTCCTTATGGATTCCCTTCTCTATATGAGCATTATCAAGTCTGGGAAAGTTCAATACAGGCTTGATCCTATTAGAATTGAGGATACTCTTACAAAAGTTGTGGAATATTTCTCCTTTAAGTCCCAGGAAAAGAACATTATTTTTTCATATGATTTCCAGAAGCATCTGCCACTGATGAAGGGTGATGTGGAGTATTTACCTTATCTTTTCAGGTCCATCATCGATAATGCTTTAAAGTTTAGTCCAAACGACTCCGAGATATTGATACGTGCATTTGAGGATGAAGGATATGTGCATGTGACGGTGACAGATTCAGGAATTGGTATTCCTGAGCATGAAATTGAAAATGTTTTTGAGCGTTTTTACCAGATAGATGGTTCGAAGTCCCGTAAATACGGTGGAAGCGGAATGGGTCTGTATGTCAGCAAAACCATAGCTGAGGTACATCATGGTAATGTGTGGGTGGAAAGTACTGAAGGCTCAGGTACTACGGTTCACGTAATATTCCCTGCATTTTCCCGGTCAAATTAA
- a CDS encoding YqaA family protein: MLVEEHALAGLFITSFLASTILPIGSEAYVVLLISKGFSILPVIMVASVGNYMGACTTYYIGIKGRQDIIEKYFSISDEQLKKTDRLFARYGSFLLLFTWVPIIGDAITAAGGIMKLDFRIFSFYVFIGKAARYAALAYLTAGTLMFFQ; this comes from the coding sequence ATGCTTGTAGAAGAACATGCCCTTGCTGGTTTGTTCATTACAAGCTTTCTTGCATCAACTATTCTTCCCATCGGTTCGGAAGCTTATGTAGTCCTGCTTATAAGCAAAGGATTTTCTATCCTACCTGTAATCATGGTTGCTTCTGTTGGTAACTACATGGGAGCATGTACTACATATTACATTGGGATCAAGGGCAGACAGGACATCATTGAAAAGTATTTTTCAATTTCTGATGAACAACTGAAAAAAACGGATAGATTGTTTGCCAGATATGGGTCTTTTTTGTTACTCTTTACATGGGTTCCAATCATAGGCGATGCAATTACTGCAGCAGGGGGAATTATGAAGCTTGATTTCAGGATATTCTCGTTCTATGTGTTCATAGGGAAAGCTGCAAGATATGCAGCATTGGCTTATCTCACAGCAGGAACTCTGATGTTTTTCCAGTAA